A single Marinitoga litoralis DNA region contains:
- a CDS encoding carbohydrate ABC transporter permease has protein sequence MSWNKFTNTMATLIVYLLVIGGAIIMVMPFAWMVVTSLKTGSEISQWPPKWSTKNFKSEISVSLKNAPSNSIGGQGSLSLVEFRASNSSAEYNEFKKVLNIEDDKIRRGEVSLNFSKLNYANNEDLENMVKTIKEFSVNYALIPEISNEIISLDNTPESFENFYFKLYSTSNGLFKKSQILKNLNKELQDAVKYIDTFISKTLDRLPYLRINDNDNSVVKQEKERKKEELKIYLENLKNNLDNLIVLVDNYSRGTGIISNGEINDILANIDSINFMYFTDMYLRNVNRLLEKNIYNPIIYNKNTLIFKSFFDENYEKMQNYKADSLVIRFNIPNKDEMKENFLNALSQSNIPQEFKEFIDTNADILDIKDNFILGIEHHYNDIVLEKLNITSADLSRTLIIIRTLTKYDDLNDVLKYLNIFDREFVIEKDLDLNELIELTKLRKEYNKIIDQFNNLYSDSISLVNLIEAPEIVDKVYYRNYSNIEIYFKDIYAIWFVDEVPKMSVKFTPKQVFANIFQNYVDAWHAAPFSKYYVNTVFMATSTTILEIIFAAMAAFAFAKLEFWGKNFIFTLFLATMMVPGEVMLVPNFITISKFRWLDTYYALIIPWVVSVFAIFLLRQQFMTIPNDLWDAAKIDGSSSWRFLWTVMVPLSKPALITGALLKFVGSWNAFLWVLIVTKSPEMRTLAVGLQTFTTESGTMYNLLMAASTFSIIPIIILFILMQKYFVAGIARSGLKG, from the coding sequence ATGTCTTGGAATAAGTTTACTAATACTATGGCTACTTTAATTGTATATTTATTAGTTATTGGTGGAGCAATTATAATGGTTATGCCATTTGCTTGGATGGTTGTTACATCATTAAAAACTGGTAGTGAAATATCTCAATGGCCACCAAAGTGGTCAACAAAAAATTTTAAATCTGAAATATCTGTTTCACTAAAAAATGCTCCTTCAAATTCTATTGGAGGACAAGGCAGTTTAAGTTTAGTTGAATTTAGGGCATCTAATAGTAGCGCTGAATATAATGAATTTAAAAAAGTTTTAAACATAGAAGATGATAAAATAAGACGCGGAGAAGTTTCTTTAAATTTTTCAAAACTTAATTACGCAAATAATGAAGATTTAGAAAATATGGTTAAAACTATAAAGGAATTTAGTGTTAATTATGCTCTAATTCCAGAAATTTCTAATGAAATAATTTCTTTGGATAATACTCCAGAAAGTTTTGAAAATTTTTATTTTAAATTATATTCTACTTCTAATGGATTATTTAAAAAATCACAAATATTAAAAAATTTAAATAAAGAATTACAAGATGCTGTTAAATATATTGATACTTTTATATCTAAAACATTAGATAGATTACCATATTTAAGAATTAACGATAATGATAATTCTGTTGTAAAACAAGAAAAAGAAAGAAAAAAAGAAGAATTAAAAATATATTTAGAAAATTTGAAAAATAATTTAGATAATTTAATAGTATTAGTTGATAATTATTCACGAGGTACTGGTATAATCTCTAATGGTGAAATTAATGATATTTTAGCAAATATTGATTCTATTAATTTCATGTATTTTACTGATATGTATTTAAGGAATGTAAATAGACTTTTAGAAAAAAACATATACAATCCTATAATATATAACAAAAACACTTTGATTTTCAAATCTTTCTTTGATGAAAATTATGAAAAAATGCAAAATTATAAAGCTGATAGTTTAGTTATAAGATTTAATATACCAAATAAAGATGAAATGAAAGAAAACTTTTTAAATGCTTTATCTCAATCAAATATTCCTCAAGAATTTAAAGAATTTATAGATACAAATGCTGATATATTGGATATTAAAGATAATTTTATATTAGGTATAGAACATCATTATAATGATATAGTTTTAGAAAAATTAAATATAACTTCTGCTGATTTATCAAGAACTTTAATTATTATACGTACATTGACTAAATATGATGATTTAAATGATGTATTAAAGTATTTAAATATTTTTGATAGAGAATTTGTTATTGAAAAAGATTTAGATTTAAACGAATTAATTGAATTAACAAAATTAAGAAAAGAGTATAATAAAATTATTGATCAATTTAATAATCTATACTCAGATTCTATTTCTTTAGTAAATTTAATTGAAGCTCCTGAAATTGTTGATAAGGTTTATTATAGGAATTATTCAAATATCGAAATTTATTTTAAAGATATATATGCTATATGGTTTGTTGATGAAGTTCCTAAAATGTCTGTTAAATTTACACCAAAACAAGTATTTGCTAATATTTTCCAAAATTATGTTGACGCTTGGCATGCAGCTCCATTTTCAAAATATTATGTAAATACAGTATTCATGGCAACATCAACAACTATTCTAGAAATTATTTTTGCAGCAATGGCAGCATTTGCTTTTGCTAAATTAGAATTTTGGGGTAAAAACTTTATTTTCACATTATTCTTAGCAACAATGATGGTCCCTGGTGAAGTTATGCTAGTTCCTAATTTTATTACTATTAGTAAATTTAGATGGCTTGATACATATTATGCTTTAATTATTCCTTGGGTTGTTAGTGTATTTGCTATATTCCTTTTAAGACAGCAATTTATGACTATACCTAATGACTTATGGGATGCCGCTAAAATAGATGGTAGTAGTAGTTGGAGATTCCTATGGACTGTTATGGTTCCATTAAGTAAACCTGCTTTAATTACAGGTGCATTATTAAAATTTGTTGGTAGTTGGAATGCCTTCTTATGGGTATTAATTGTTACAAAATCCCCAGAAATGAGAACATTAGCTGTTGGATTACAAACATTTACAACAGAATCTGGTACTATGTATAATCTATTAATGGCTGCATCGACATTCTCAATAATACCAATTATTATATTATTCATTTTGATGCAAAAATATTTCGTTGCAGGTATAGCAAGATCAGGTTTGAAAGGATAA
- a CDS encoding class I SAM-dependent methyltransferase: MEKLIITTSHKPSKEQIIRAKQLAEEYGLIYKNRRHLHADDIYFVVEKNLTLKVKKDDFEFFFHPSIVKIRMKNYVSDKKDYLLNNMELNGNETVLDLTFGLGSEALLIASQLNEGKLIGLEGSFPIYFVVKESINYYPYKIKWLKEAVKRIEIINDNYKRFIRKQKDKSYDIIYCDPMFENPVFESSALNPLRKFAVYDSLEPSDIEEMKRVARDKVIIKAHVKDSIWDKYKFDKIDGSKNSGVFYGVIYLK, translated from the coding sequence ATGGAAAAATTAATTATAACTACGTCCCACAAACCATCGAAGGAACAAATAATTCGAGCGAAACAACTCGCTGAAGAATATGGGTTGATATATAAAAATAGAAGGCATTTACATGCGGATGATATATATTTTGTTGTTGAAAAAAATTTAACTCTTAAAGTAAAAAAGGATGATTTTGAGTTTTTCTTTCATCCTTCAATAGTGAAGATTCGTATGAAAAATTATGTTTCTGATAAAAAAGATTATCTTTTAAACAATATGGAATTAAATGGAAATGAAACTGTTCTAGATTTAACTTTTGGGCTTGGAAGTGAAGCATTATTAATAGCTTCTCAATTAAATGAAGGAAAATTAATAGGTTTAGAAGGTTCTTTCCCTATTTATTTTGTTGTTAAAGAAAGCATAAATTATTATCCATATAAGATAAAATGGTTAAAAGAAGCTGTTAAAAGAATAGAAATTATAAATGATAATTATAAAAGATTTATTAGAAAACAAAAAGATAAAAGCTATGACATCATATATTGTGATCCTATGTTTGAAAATCCTGTTTTTGAATCATCTGCTTTAAACCCATTAAGAAAATTTGCAGTATATGATTCTTTAGAACCATCTGATATCGAAGAAATGAAAAGAGTTGCTAGAGATAAAGTAATTATTAAAGCCCATGTTAAAGATTCTATATGGGATAAATACAAATTTGATAAAATAGATGGTAGTAAAAATTCTGGAGTATTTTATGGGGTGATTTATTTAAAATGA
- the miaA gene encoding tRNA (adenosine(37)-N6)-dimethylallyltransferase MiaA, with translation MKIPVILGPTAVGKTGILTELGDEFEVVSCDSRQIYKYMNIGTAKPTEEEQNKIKHHLIDFIKPDQYYNAYMYRLDALKTIEDIINRGKIPVISGGTGLYFDAVYKGFFESPSSLTLRSYLRKLENSQPGIIREILKDVDPESYLRIHPNDLKRSIRALEIYIVSGKRMSDLIKNQKTESKYEFNIIILDRDRHELHERINLRVEKMIEEGLIDEVKNLLDMGYNKNLNSLNTIGYIEVLEYIEGKYDFDKMVHLIKRNTRRYARRQIIYFRGYENATWIDLTNTSNPVETIKSLIFNN, from the coding sequence ATGAAAATTCCAGTAATATTAGGACCTACAGCTGTAGGTAAAACTGGTATATTAACAGAATTAGGTGATGAATTTGAAGTTGTTTCATGTGATTCTAGACAAATTTATAAATATATGAATATTGGAACTGCTAAGCCTACAGAAGAAGAACAAAATAAAATAAAACATCATTTAATTGATTTTATTAAACCAGATCAATATTATAATGCATATATGTATAGATTAGATGCATTAAAAACTATTGAAGATATAATCAATAGGGGAAAAATTCCTGTTATTTCTGGCGGTACTGGATTATATTTTGATGCAGTATATAAGGGTTTTTTTGAATCTCCTAGTTCTTTGACGTTAAGAAGTTACTTAAGAAAATTAGAAAATTCTCAACCTGGAATTATTAGAGAAATATTAAAAGATGTAGATCCAGAAAGTTATTTAAGAATACATCCAAATGATTTAAAACGAAGTATTAGAGCATTAGAAATCTATATTGTCTCTGGTAAAAGAATGTCTGATTTAATTAAAAATCAAAAAACAGAATCAAAATACGAGTTTAATATAATAATTTTAGACAGGGATAGACATGAATTACATGAAAGAATTAATTTAAGAGTTGAAAAAATGATAGAAGAAGGTTTGATTGATGAAGTAAAAAATTTATTAGATATGGGTTATAACAAAAACTTAAATTCTTTGAATACTATTGGATATATTGAAGTATTAGAATATATTGAAGGAAAATATGATTTTGATAAAATGGTTCATTTAATCAAAAGAAATACAAGAAGATATGCAAGAAGACAGATCATATATTTTAGAGGATATGAAAATGCGACATGGATAGATTTAACAAATACATCAAATCCTGTTGAAACTATTAAATCGTTAATTTTTAATAATTAA
- the hfq gene encoding RNA chaperone Hfq translates to MAEKFNLQERFLNLLRTNKIECKIYFEGGFQTTGYIKSFDNFTILLEKKGQQSLVYKHAIKMIVPAKYVKIFQQENQ, encoded by the coding sequence ATGGCAGAAAAATTTAATTTACAAGAAAGATTTTTAAATTTATTAAGAACTAATAAGATTGAATGTAAAATTTATTTTGAAGGCGGTTTTCAAACAACTGGATATATTAAATCATTTGACAATTTTACTATTTTGTTAGAGAAAAAAGGACAACAATCATTAGTTTATAAACATGCAATAAAAATGATTGTTCCTGCAAAATATGTAAAAATATTCCAACAAGAAAATCAATAA
- a CDS encoding M23 family metallopeptidase, giving the protein MKKLILIVVILLSINFIFSQRFLPPVKDSYLTSSFGEYRDTGDKAHFHLGIDFSSFSRIGYPVNAAANGYVYKIWVNHEVYGHTIFIYHPDYDLITVYAHLNSFNGIVAEIADSVIKEFGNTFAEIKFPEDEIRVSKGEEIAYSGKSGEAEVPHVHFEVREIKKSGNEEIEIVRDALEFVDYVEMRTRQLEALEIRSNNRTFKLLEDQVTEIPFNTLPKLEVKADEKLGNNTKIIPRKVSLRVNDELVYEIEFDAIRVDEMYTPNSVFGYGSNIFTYWLKLYSSSFITPIKVNRWNEISFNLKDRNPAELILEDIWGTVKVYKLVLVKEM; this is encoded by the coding sequence ATGAAAAAATTAATTTTAATTGTTGTTATTCTTTTAAGTATTAATTTTATTTTTTCTCAGAGGTTTTTACCTCCAGTTAAAGATTCATATCTAACATCTTCTTTTGGGGAATATAGAGATACCGGAGATAAAGCACATTTTCATTTGGGAATTGACTTTTCCTCTTTTTCGAGAATAGGATATCCTGTAAATGCTGCAGCTAATGGTTATGTATACAAAATATGGGTAAATCACGAAGTATATGGTCATACAATTTTTATTTACCACCCAGATTATGATTTGATTACTGTATATGCACATTTAAATTCATTTAATGGTATTGTAGCTGAAATTGCTGATTCTGTTATCAAAGAATTTGGGAATACTTTTGCAGAAATAAAATTCCCAGAAGATGAAATAAGAGTTTCAAAGGGTGAAGAAATTGCATATTCTGGAAAATCTGGTGAAGCAGAAGTACCTCATGTACATTTTGAAGTAAGAGAAATTAAAAAATCAGGAAATGAAGAAATAGAAATTGTAAGAGATGCTTTAGAATTTGTAGATTATGTTGAAATGAGAACTAGACAATTAGAAGCATTAGAAATTAGATCAAATAATAGAACTTTTAAATTATTAGAAGATCAAGTAACTGAAATTCCATTTAATACTTTACCTAAATTAGAAGTTAAAGCTGATGAAAAATTAGGAAATAATACAAAAATTATACCTAGAAAAGTTTCTTTACGTGTAAACGATGAATTAGTATATGAAATTGAATTTGATGCCATTAGAGTAGATGAAATGTATACTCCTAATTCAGTATTTGGTTATGGATCAAATATTTTCACATATTGGTTAAAATTATATTCTTCATCTTTTATAACTCCTATTAAGGTTAATAGATGGAATGAAATTTCATTTAATTTAAAAGATAGAAATCCTGCTGAATTGATTTTAGAAGATATTTGGGGTACGGTAAAAGTATATAAACTTGTATTAGTAAAAGAAATGTAA
- the metK gene encoding methionine adenosyltransferase: MKKRLFTSESVTEGHPDKVADQVSDAILDALLEKDPFSRVAVETLVTTGIAMVAGEISTKAYVDIPKIVRETILEIGYTRAKYGFDGETSGVLVSIDEQSPDIAMGVDKALEAKTGEIADDDPYEKIGAGDQGIMFGYATNETPEMMPLPIVLAHKLAYRLTEVRKNGTLNFLRPDGKTQVTVEYDENGKPVEVETVLISTQHEPDVTIEEIREALIEHVIKPIIPEEYLTENTRILVNPTGRFVLGGPHADTGLTGRKIIVDTYGGWVPHGGGAFSGKDPTKVDRSAHYMARYVAKNIVAAGLADEVMIQLGYAIGVARPVSILIDTKGTAKVDEEKLFKVVTEMFDFRPGAIIKNLDLLKPMYKKTAAYGHFGRTDVEFPWERTDKVNELRAAFGL, translated from the coding sequence TTGAAAAAAAGACTTTTCACAAGTGAAAGTGTTACAGAAGGACATCCAGATAAAGTAGCAGACCAAGTTTCTGATGCTATTTTAGATGCATTATTAGAAAAGGATCCATTTTCAAGGGTTGCTGTTGAAACATTAGTAACTACTGGTATAGCTATGGTTGCTGGTGAAATATCAACAAAAGCATACGTTGATATTCCAAAAATTGTTAGAGAAACAATATTAGAAATTGGATATACAAGAGCAAAATACGGTTTTGATGGTGAAACATCAGGTGTTTTAGTTTCTATTGATGAACAATCACCTGATATAGCTATGGGTGTAGATAAAGCATTAGAAGCAAAAACTGGAGAAATTGCTGATGATGACCCATATGAAAAAATTGGTGCTGGTGACCAAGGTATAATGTTTGGTTATGCTACAAATGAAACACCAGAAATGATGCCATTACCAATTGTTTTAGCTCACAAATTAGCATATAGATTAACTGAAGTTAGAAAAAATGGTACATTAAACTTCTTAAGACCTGACGGTAAAACACAAGTAACTGTAGAATATGATGAAAATGGAAAACCTGTTGAAGTAGAAACAGTATTAATTTCTACACAACATGAACCTGATGTTACTATAGAAGAAATTAGAGAAGCTTTAATTGAACATGTAATAAAACCAATTATTCCAGAAGAATACTTAACAGAAAATACAAGAATTTTAGTAAACCCAACAGGTAGATTTGTATTAGGTGGTCCTCATGCTGATACAGGTTTAACTGGAAGAAAAATAATAGTTGATACATATGGTGGATGGGTTCCACACGGAGGAGGAGCTTTCTCTGGTAAAGACCCAACAAAAGTTGATAGATCAGCTCATTATATGGCTAGATACGTTGCAAAAAATATAGTAGCTGCTGGTTTAGCTGATGAAGTTATGATTCAATTAGGATATGCTATTGGTGTTGCTAGACCTGTATCTATCTTAATTGATACAAAAGGTACAGCTAAAGTTGATGAAGAAAAATTATTCAAAGTAGTAACTGAAATGTTTGACTTTAGACCTGGTGCAATAATTAAAAACTTAGACTTATTAAAACCTATGTATAAGAAAACTGCTGCTTATGGTCATTTTGGAAGAACAGATGTTGAATTCCCATGGGAAAGAACAGATAAAGTTAATGAATTAAGAGCAGCTTTTGGATTATAA
- the rpsT gene encoding 30S ribosomal protein S20, translated as MPNVKSAKKRVRQTAKRRLRNKSYKTRVKNSVKKVLAAIEAKEEKEVVNELLSSAFSVIDKAAKKGVIHRNNADRKKSKLTKRVKEYLGEEA; from the coding sequence GTGCCTAATGTAAAATCTGCTAAAAAAAGAGTAAGACAAACTGCTAAAAGAAGATTAAGAAACAAAAGTTATAAGACTAGAGTAAAAAATTCAGTTAAAAAAGTTTTAGCTGCTATTGAAGCAAAAGAAGAAAAAGAAGTAGTAAATGAATTATTAAGCTCAGCATTTTCTGTAATTGATAAAGCTGCGAAGAAAGGCGTTATTCACAGAAATAATGCAGATAGAAAAAAATCAAAATTAACAAAAAGAGTAAAAGAATATTTAGGCGAAGAAGCTTAA
- the trmB gene encoding tRNA (guanosine(46)-N7)-methyltransferase TrmB → MHEKIGVLKYFLKPQNFDSYPLKWNEIFGNKRKIYVEIGFGSGEYMAALAKENPDINFVGFETSLTALYKAQVNFYKNNVRNARVIQGDARLLIRELFPSNSISKLIVNFPCPWPKERHKNRRIFIESFIKTLADVLKKGGTIELATDVDWYAQEVYETFNNSEFFEAQEVIENFNRPVKTKYELKWDKEGRNKYLFIAKKVKDYKVKRVLEGVSELPHKSIKNVDIEKLKSLKDQHIKNENLSFTVSSIYEDLSNDRYLLKVVSTDDDFMQQYYVSIYKKTNDWLVKLDSTTIPYRTPSVKYTVYKIAELVESD, encoded by the coding sequence ATGCATGAAAAAATAGGGGTATTAAAATATTTTTTAAAACCCCAGAATTTTGATAGTTATCCTTTAAAATGGAATGAGATTTTTGGAAATAAAAGAAAAATATATGTTGAAATAGGTTTTGGTAGTGGAGAATATATGGCTGCACTTGCAAAAGAAAATCCCGATATTAATTTTGTTGGTTTTGAAACTTCTCTTACAGCATTGTATAAAGCGCAAGTTAATTTCTATAAAAACAATGTAAGAAATGCTAGAGTTATTCAGGGAGATGCTAGACTATTAATTAGAGAATTATTTCCATCTAATTCTATTTCAAAATTAATAGTTAACTTTCCATGTCCTTGGCCAAAAGAAAGACATAAAAATAGAAGAATATTTATAGAATCATTTATTAAAACCTTAGCTGATGTTTTAAAAAAAGGTGGAACTATTGAATTAGCTACAGATGTTGATTGGTATGCTCAAGAAGTTTATGAAACTTTTAATAATTCCGAATTTTTTGAAGCACAAGAAGTTATAGAAAACTTTAATAGACCAGTTAAAACCAAATATGAATTAAAATGGGATAAAGAAGGAAGAAATAAATATTTGTTTATTGCAAAAAAAGTTAAAGATTATAAAGTTAAAAGAGTTTTGGAAGGAGTGAGCGAATTGCCACATAAATCAATAAAAAATGTTGATATTGAAAAATTAAAATCTTTAAAGGATCAACATATAAAAAATGAAAATTTATCATTCACTGTAAGTTCTATATATGAAGATTTATCAAATGATAGATATTTGTTAAAGGTTGTTTCTACAGATGATGATTTTATGCAACAATATTATGTGTCTATATATAAAAAAACAAATGATTGGCTCGTAAAATTAGACTCAACTACAATACCATATAGAACACCTTCTGTTAAATATACAGTTTATAAAATAGCGGAGTTAGTGGAAAGTGATTAA
- a CDS encoding MFS transporter: protein MKNNNLKFILALPFLQVFVQVGIASSFPQLAEIFGSTLLASTFIGITPLVSILFGSYWGKILEQKGESKTFLYSMALWSTALYLSGMSLKLPMLAIVFRAIQGIADSALFSNALTVISKSNLSAKEQTKYFGLVEFLASFGAVMGPLVIGTGFIYMSQYILMTVGIILFIATLILYKQLPVIEIHPEKVKKQVTKFSPRIFLAAFFGIFTLAVIVGFQATMPLFIEKYVNNPVFGKIYISIFALSLMIGNLLKHKVNGVKIWIPLASFATLILSMFASSISMYLFLMLIIISGLFLGLSLTMSSEYASYLSVGFEEKGMAVFSAFRISGNFFGPYLSIFYSMDGMNFFMLVLSLISLASTVFLFNFRKKYNEIEEI, encoded by the coding sequence TTGAAAAATAATAATTTAAAATTTATATTAGCATTGCCATTCTTACAAGTTTTTGTACAAGTTGGAATTGCATCGTCTTTTCCACAATTAGCAGAAATATTTGGGTCAACATTATTAGCAAGTACTTTTATTGGAATTACACCATTAGTATCTATATTATTTGGATCATATTGGGGAAAAATATTAGAACAAAAAGGTGAAAGTAAAACTTTCTTATACTCAATGGCATTATGGAGTACAGCATTGTATTTATCTGGAATGTCATTAAAATTACCTATGTTAGCAATTGTATTTCGTGCGATACAAGGTATAGCTGACTCTGCATTATTTTCGAATGCATTAACAGTAATATCAAAATCAAATTTATCAGCAAAAGAACAAACAAAATATTTTGGATTAGTAGAATTTTTAGCAAGTTTTGGAGCAGTTATGGGGCCTTTAGTGATAGGAACTGGTTTTATATACATGTCACAGTATATATTAATGACAGTGGGTATTATACTTTTTATAGCTACATTGATATTGTATAAGCAATTACCTGTTATTGAAATACATCCAGAAAAAGTAAAAAAACAAGTAACTAAATTTTCACCAAGAATATTCTTAGCAGCATTTTTTGGAATATTTACATTAGCGGTAATAGTTGGTTTCCAAGCAACAATGCCATTGTTTATAGAAAAATATGTTAATAATCCAGTATTTGGAAAAATATATATATCCATTTTTGCATTATCTTTAATGATAGGAAATTTATTAAAACATAAAGTTAATGGGGTAAAAATCTGGATACCATTAGCATCATTTGCAACATTAATTTTATCAATGTTTGCTAGTTCAATTTCGATGTATTTATTTTTAATGTTAATAATTATATCTGGATTATTCTTAGGACTATCATTAACAATGAGTAGTGAATATGCATCATATTTATCAGTAGGATTTGAAGAAAAAGGTATGGCAGTATTTTCAGCATTTAGAATAAGTGGTAATTTCTTTGGACCATATTTATCTATATTTTATTCAATGGATGGAATGAATTTCTTTATGTTAGTTTTATCTTTAATAAGTTTAGCTTCAACTGTATTCTTATTTAATTTTAGAAAAAAATACAATGAAATAGAAGAAATATAG
- a CDS encoding HD-GYP domain-containing protein — translation MKKEHISLYKLLSNSVMKIVILGILSVLIVLSIFNYFNIRNIEKTLKSNIDGLIKIAFNSMYNTLYDFDERFYKSLDKLMLDLKERPVDDYELIKIFSSMSVMMGETYDTKMIDINNLDQEVRNKIINLNDYSYYVIVDMHPKMITRYIYIKTENDYFLIESMLPTNRIIKTINNLTTLKDTYEFITDINICTHDFESLASSYELNELDTTNLMKVFANGEPIVLEKNGKFTYYSTWKYEDEKTYFHPIGIILKMDFGVYRNSIIYNILGMFVALLFIIYIISKKVHMLSKQISTPFEKMIDNMKNFQKTRYLEFDKIFDHCNIKEINELMTEYQKMTEDIVSSFEEINTMNEELEESYREIESINNELEEAYINFSTQLAMISEGYDENTGNHVNRVGELSAFIAEKLGVMDENIEKIRHYAPLHDIGKIMVPKEILTKKGRLTKEEFEIMKKHTLYGATLIGDSPQFEIAKNIALYHHEKYNGKGYPFGLKGEDIPLCATIVSVVDVYDALRSERPYKPAFTHEKAMDIILNGDDRTNPDDFNPEVLKIIKEYEYEIKELWEKIKEDSSKLKKILDIEKE, via the coding sequence ATGAAAAAAGAACATATATCTTTGTATAAGTTGTTATCTAATAGTGTAATGAAAATAGTTATTTTAGGAATTTTGTCTGTTTTAATAGTTCTATCTATATTTAATTATTTTAATATTAGAAATATTGAGAAAACTTTAAAAAGTAATATTGATGGGTTAATAAAAATAGCATTTAATTCTATGTATAATACATTGTATGATTTTGATGAAAGATTCTATAAATCATTAGATAAGTTGATGCTAGACTTAAAAGAAAGACCAGTTGATGATTATGAATTAATAAAAATATTTTCTTCAATGTCTGTTATGATGGGAGAAACATATGATACAAAAATGATTGATATTAATAATTTAGATCAAGAAGTTAGAAATAAAATAATCAATTTAAATGATTATAGTTATTATGTTATTGTAGACATGCACCCAAAAATGATAACAAGATATATATATATAAAAACTGAAAATGATTATTTTTTAATTGAATCAATGTTACCTACAAATAGAATTATTAAAACTATTAATAACTTAACAACATTAAAAGACACATATGAGTTCATAACTGATATAAATATTTGTACTCATGATTTTGAAAGTTTAGCATCATCATATGAATTAAATGAACTTGATACTACTAATTTAATGAAAGTTTTTGCTAATGGTGAACCTATAGTATTAGAGAAAAATGGCAAGTTTACATATTATAGCACCTGGAAATATGAAGATGAAAAAACATATTTTCATCCTATAGGAATTATATTAAAAATGGATTTTGGAGTATATAGAAATAGTATTATATATAACATTTTAGGTATGTTTGTAGCATTATTATTTATTATATATATTATATCTAAAAAGGTTCATATGCTTTCAAAACAAATATCTACCCCTTTCGAAAAAATGATTGATAACATGAAGAATTTTCAAAAAACTAGATATTTAGAGTTTGATAAAATATTTGATCATTGTAATATAAAGGAAATTAATGAATTAATGACAGAATATCAGAAAATGACAGAAGACATTGTTTCTTCTTTTGAAGAGATTAATACAATGAATGAAGAATTAGAAGAATCATACAGGGAAATAGAAAGCATAAATAATGAATTAGAAGAGGCATATATTAACTTTAGCACGCAATTAGCAATGATTTCTGAAGGATATGATGAAAATACAGGTAATCATGTAAATAGAGTAGGAGAGTTATCTGCATTTATTGCTGAAAAATTAGGTGTTATGGATGAAAATATTGAAAAAATTAGACATTATGCACCTTTACATGATATTGGAAAGATAATGGTTCCAAAAGAAATATTAACAAAGAAAGGAAGATTAACAAAAGAAGAATTTGAAATTATGAAAAAACATACATTATATGGTGCAACATTAATTGGTGATTCGCCTCAATTTGAAATTGCTAAAAATATAGCATTATATCATCATGAGAAATATAACGGAAAAGGTTATCCATTTGGATTGAAAGGTGAAGATATACCACTATGTGCAACAATAGTTAGTGTTGTTGATGTATATGATGCTTTACGTTCAGAAAGACCATATAAACCTGCATTTACGCACGAAAAAGCTATGGATATAATTTTAAATGGAGATGATAGAACTAATCCTGATGATTTTAATCCAGAAGTTTTAAAAATAATTAAAGAATATGAATATGAAATAAAAGAATTATGGGAAAAAATAAAAGAAGATAGTTCAAAATTGAAAAAGATATTAGATATAGAAAAGGAATAA